TGGGATATTTAGGAAATGCTACATGGAATAGAGTAATATTTTTAGCAATACCCCTTGTTTTTTCTGTGAGTTATTTTTATTTAAAGAGAAATCAGCTAGATGCTTTGTTGTCTGGAGATGAGGAAGCACATTCATTAGGGATAGATGTTAATAGGCTAAAAGTAAGAACATTGACTGTAGCAGCTTTAGTAGTGGCATTTTCTGTAGCTTTTTCAGGAATGATAGGTTTTGTAGGACTGATAGTACCTCATACAATGAGAATGCTTTTAGGTCCATCTAATTCAAAACTTCTTCCAAGTACCATATTAGCAGGAGGTTTTTTTCTGCTCATATGTGACACATTTGGAAGATTGGTACTGGCTCCTACAGAAGTTCCAATAGGAGTTATCACAGCGTTTTTTGGTGCACCATTCTTCTTATATTTAGCACTTAGAAACAAAAGGAGAGATTTCTAATGGAAGTAATAAAAATAGAAAAACTTAATTTTTCTTATGGAGAAAGAAAAATATTAAATGATGTAGATTTAAGTATAACTGATAAAAAACTTACAGGTATTCTAGGGCCTAATGGTTGTGGAAAAACTACACTTTTAAAGAATATACTCGGATATCTGCATAATAATTCTGGAAATATTGAAATATTAGATAAAAACAGCAGAGAATACACACAAAAGGAAAAATCAAAATGTATATCTTTAGTTCCTCAAAAATCACAGCTTATGTCTGCTATGGATGTAGAAGATTTTGTTCTTATGGGGAGGCTTCCTCATTTAGAAAATAACTGGAGTGGGTATACTAGAAAAGATAGAGAAATAGCAGAAGATTCTCTTAAAGAACTCGGGCTTGAAAAGTTTTGCAGAAG
This genomic window from Fusobacterium sp. contains:
- a CDS encoding ABC transporter ATP-binding protein — its product is MEVIKIEKLNFSYGERKILNDVDLSITDKKLTGILGPNGCGKTTLLKNILGYLHNNSGNIEILDKNSREYTQKEKSKCISLVPQKSQLMSAMDVEDFVLMGRLPHLENNWSGYTRKDREIAEDSLKELGLEKFCRRVAVTLSGGEFQRVLLARAITQDTDIILLDEPTSALDLNHALELMEKVKEIIHKKGKTAVAVLHDLNLAAMFCDEIIMLKNGRVYCKGTPKETMTKENLKDIYDLESEIFYTGEGIPYIIPKLKKEKK